One stretch of Actinacidiphila sp. DG2A-62 DNA includes these proteins:
- a CDS encoding MmgE/PrpD family protein, with protein sequence MKTLLQTSPPPPRSTTAVLATAVCRLRFEDLPPRVVALARHCLLDVLGAMLAGAREPAARILADFTASEIQGGPCTLVGMPGTAAASSAALVNGAAGHALDFDDVISTVGHPSVAVAPAALAVAERTGASGRALLTAFVAGVEAEARVAEAVGPAHYARGFHSTATFGSFGAAAAVAHLLGLDAARTTTALAIAGTQAAGLKAVFGTMSKPLHAGRAAANGVVAGELAMRGFTSADDILGHPQGFAAAESDVFDPRALSPQFGDPWRLEEVRFKTHASCFLTHASINALIALREHDGFGLGDVERIAIAVPPGHLDVCGIAEPRTGLEAKFSLTGTAALALIHRRATPDLFTDAATADPAALALRERTAVVPDPSLSGPVAAVRVALRDGRELRSVWDMRAPAWSEDPAERDRALTAKFTGLAEPVIGPERAALAADAVAGLAGLDDVRVLCRQLRA encoded by the coding sequence GTGAAGACATTGCTCCAGACCTCGCCCCCACCCCCGCGCTCGACGACCGCGGTGCTGGCCACCGCCGTCTGCCGACTGCGCTTCGAGGATCTTCCGCCGCGGGTGGTCGCCCTCGCCCGGCACTGTCTGCTCGATGTGCTGGGCGCCATGCTCGCCGGGGCCCGCGAGCCGGCGGCGCGCATCCTGGCGGACTTCACCGCCTCCGAGATCCAGGGCGGCCCGTGCACCCTGGTCGGCATGCCGGGCACGGCCGCCGCGTCGTCCGCCGCACTGGTCAACGGCGCGGCCGGCCACGCCCTCGACTTCGACGACGTGATCAGCACCGTGGGCCATCCCTCGGTCGCCGTGGCTCCGGCCGCGCTCGCCGTGGCGGAGCGGACGGGCGCTTCCGGGCGCGCGCTGCTGACGGCGTTCGTGGCCGGAGTGGAGGCCGAAGCGAGAGTCGCCGAGGCGGTCGGCCCGGCGCACTACGCCCGGGGCTTCCACTCCACCGCCACCTTCGGCTCCTTCGGCGCGGCCGCCGCGGTCGCGCACCTCCTGGGCCTCGACGCCGCGCGCACCACCACGGCGCTGGCGATCGCCGGGACCCAGGCCGCCGGGCTGAAGGCGGTCTTCGGCACCATGAGCAAACCCCTGCACGCGGGTCGGGCGGCGGCGAACGGAGTCGTCGCCGGTGAGTTGGCCATGCGGGGTTTCACCAGCGCGGACGACATCCTCGGGCACCCGCAGGGCTTCGCCGCGGCGGAGTCCGACGTCTTCGACCCCCGGGCGCTGTCCCCGCAGTTCGGCGATCCCTGGCGGCTGGAGGAGGTGCGGTTCAAGACCCATGCCTCCTGCTTCCTCACCCACGCTTCCATCAACGCCCTGATCGCCCTGCGCGAGCACGACGGATTCGGGCTCGGCGATGTGGAGCGCATCGCGATCGCGGTCCCGCCGGGCCATCTGGACGTGTGCGGCATCGCCGAACCGCGCACCGGGCTGGAAGCCAAGTTCAGCCTGACCGGCACGGCCGCGCTCGCGCTGATCCACCGGCGTGCCACTCCCGACCTGTTCACCGACGCCGCGACCGCCGATCCGGCCGCCCTGGCGCTGCGCGAGCGGACCGCCGTCGTTCCCGACCCGTCGCTGTCCGGTCCCGTCGCCGCCGTGCGCGTCGCGCTGCGCGACGGACGCGAGCTGCGCTCCGTGTGGGACATGCGAGCGCCCGCCTGGAGCGAGGACCCCGCCGAACGGGACCGCGCCCTGACGGCGAAGTTCACGGGACTGGCCGAACCGGTGATCGGCCCCGAGCGCGCCGCCCTGGCGGCGGACGCCGTCGCCGGACTGGCCGGACTGGACGACGTGCGCGTGCTGTGCCGACAGCTGCGCGCCTGA
- a CDS encoding MaoC family dehydratase: protein MYFEDFTVGDVYRHARGKTVTEMDGVLITNLVMNTAQAHFNAHSREGSAFPHVLVFGGVTISMVIGLATQDTGEHALAELGLDKIRLRAPVTHGHTLYAYTEVLDKQDADRPDAGVVRFKHWGVNQDDVLVFEGERTTLVQRAGARR, encoded by the coding sequence ATGTACTTCGAGGACTTCACCGTCGGCGACGTCTACCGGCACGCCCGCGGCAAGACCGTCACCGAGATGGACGGCGTCCTGATCACCAACCTGGTCATGAACACCGCCCAGGCCCACTTCAACGCCCACTCCCGTGAGGGCAGCGCCTTCCCGCACGTCCTGGTCTTCGGCGGGGTCACCATATCCATGGTGATCGGCTTGGCGACCCAGGACACCGGCGAGCACGCGCTCGCCGAGCTCGGCCTGGACAAGATCCGGCTCCGCGCCCCCGTCACCCACGGGCACACCCTCTACGCCTACACCGAGGTCCTGGACAAGCAGGACGCCGACCGGCCCGACGCCGGTGTGGTCCGCTTCAAGCACTGGGGCGTCAACCAGGACGACGTGCTGGTCTTCGAAGGCGAGCGCACCACGCTCGTCCAGCGGGCGGGGGCACGGCGATGA
- a CDS encoding IclR family transcriptional regulator, translated as MQSVLRSFRVLEAVSEHQPIGVGALSRLVGLPTSTVQRILVTLAEAGWLRPTEEEQTRWNLTARALIVGRRAVGETGVREAAAEPMAALRDATQETIHLSVLDGLERIVLIDRVDCDQPVRTYNRLGSSGPLHVTAIGRSMLAAMGDADVERVIAHGLRRVTENTITDPARLRENIREIRELGYAVNIGENRANVCAVGAPVLGRDRKPVAGIAISMPDIRFDHRKVPHWGALAVRAAADISANLTR; from the coding sequence GTGCAGAGCGTGCTACGCAGCTTCCGGGTGCTGGAGGCCGTCTCCGAGCACCAGCCCATCGGCGTGGGTGCGCTCTCGCGCCTGGTCGGCCTGCCCACCTCCACCGTGCAGCGCATCCTGGTGACGCTGGCCGAGGCGGGATGGCTGCGGCCCACCGAGGAGGAGCAGACCCGGTGGAATCTGACGGCCAGGGCGTTGATCGTGGGCAGGCGGGCGGTGGGTGAGACCGGCGTCCGGGAGGCGGCGGCCGAGCCCATGGCCGCGCTGCGCGACGCCACCCAGGAGACCATCCACCTCTCGGTGCTCGACGGCCTGGAGCGGATCGTGCTGATCGACCGGGTGGACTGCGACCAGCCCGTGCGCACCTACAACCGCCTGGGCAGTTCGGGGCCGCTGCACGTCACCGCGATCGGCCGCAGCATGCTGGCCGCCATGGGCGACGCGGACGTGGAGCGCGTCATCGCCCACGGCCTGCGGCGGGTCACCGAGAACACCATCACCGACCCGGCCCGGCTGCGGGAGAACATCCGCGAGATCCGCGAGCTCGGCTATGCGGTCAACATCGGCGAGAACCGGGCCAATGTGTGCGCCGTCGGCGCGCCGGTGCTCGGCCGCGACCGCAAGCCCGTCGCCGGCATCGCGATCTCCATGCCGGACATCCGCTTCGACCACCGCAAGGTGCCGCACTGGGGGGCCCTGGCGGTCCGGGCCGCGGCCGACATCAGCGCCAATCTCACGAGGTAG
- a CDS encoding MaoC/PaaZ C-terminal domain-containing protein: MSHELAAIRKLARLLDKGRCFEDFEVDQVFEHHWGRTLTEADSVLFTTLTLSYNPVYFNAETAREHGHKQLVVHPNLLFLAVFGLSVEDLSENGGPFLGVEQLTFHRPVLVGETVRGRSRVRTVRRSDSHPGMGIVGWHTEGLVGDEVVVDFVRTNFVRTADAPSVL; this comes from the coding sequence ATGTCACACGAACTCGCGGCGATCAGGAAGCTCGCCCGCCTGCTGGACAAGGGCCGGTGCTTCGAGGACTTCGAGGTGGACCAGGTCTTCGAACACCACTGGGGCCGCACCCTGACCGAGGCCGACTCCGTCCTGTTCACCACGTTGACGCTGAGCTACAACCCCGTCTACTTCAACGCCGAGACCGCCCGGGAGCACGGGCACAAGCAGCTGGTGGTGCACCCGAACCTGCTCTTCCTCGCCGTGTTCGGGCTCAGTGTGGAGGATCTCAGCGAGAACGGCGGCCCCTTCCTCGGCGTCGAGCAACTCACCTTCCACCGGCCGGTCCTGGTGGGCGAGACGGTCCGCGGGCGCAGCCGGGTCCGCACCGTCCGGCGCTCCGACAGCCACCCGGGCATGGGCATCGTCGGCTGGCACACCGAGGGCCTGGTCGGCGACGAGGTCGTGGTGGATTTCGTCCGGACCAATTTCGTGCGCACCGCCGACGCGCCCAGCGTCCTGTGA